Proteins from a single region of Dyadobacter fanqingshengii:
- a CDS encoding glycosyltransferase family protein: MKILFLVQGEGRGHLTQAISMSQILRKAGHEVAAAMVGVSPGRVIPAFFEEQVAAPVFHFSAPNIVYNSQVAGIDLKATVYNLFKNHAEYLAGLRLINNNIEEIKPDLIISFYETFSGLYNVLYRSKIPMICIAHQYLLLHPRFIFPKNSSINQLIINFNSKLTSWLSAKRLALSFREIESRNDLKITVVPPLLRREVVNMQAVSEDFFLVYMTHHSLSKQIIEWHLAHPEVRLHCFWDNAEVSDEFVFDETLTFHRINSKKYLQMLASCKALVTTAGFESVCEAMYLGKPVMMVPVPNHFEQECNAMDGVISGAGVTSKTFDLSIMLDYLPKHMDQSQKFRSWYHRGEAMFLKEIEAFGKKNKATVS, translated from the coding sequence ATGAAAATTCTCTTTCTGGTCCAGGGAGAAGGACGCGGGCACCTTACTCAGGCCATTTCAATGAGCCAGATTTTGCGGAAAGCCGGTCATGAAGTTGCGGCGGCAATGGTAGGCGTTTCGCCTGGACGCGTTATTCCGGCATTTTTTGAAGAGCAGGTTGCAGCCCCGGTTTTTCATTTTTCGGCGCCAAACATTGTGTATAACAGTCAGGTTGCCGGAATTGACTTGAAGGCAACCGTTTATAATCTGTTCAAAAATCATGCTGAATATCTGGCTGGATTGCGCCTGATTAACAACAACATCGAAGAAATCAAGCCGGATTTGATCATCAGTTTCTACGAGACTTTCAGCGGGTTATACAATGTGCTGTATCGCTCAAAAATTCCGATGATTTGCATTGCCCACCAGTATCTTTTGCTGCATCCAAGATTTATTTTTCCAAAAAACAGCAGCATTAACCAGCTTATTATCAACTTCAATTCAAAACTTACTTCGTGGCTTTCTGCAAAACGTCTTGCGTTGTCATTTCGGGAGATTGAGTCGAGAAACGACCTTAAAATAACGGTTGTTCCACCTTTGTTGCGCCGCGAAGTTGTTAATATGCAGGCTGTTAGCGAAGATTTTTTTCTGGTGTATATGACACACCACAGCCTTAGCAAGCAAATTATTGAATGGCATCTGGCGCATCCTGAGGTCAGGTTGCATTGCTTTTGGGATAATGCGGAGGTTTCTGACGAGTTCGTCTTTGATGAAACATTAACTTTTCATCGCATTAACAGTAAAAAATACCTGCAAATGCTCGCCAGCTGCAAGGCGCTGGTTACAACGGCCGGTTTCGAATCGGTTTGCGAGGCCATGTATCTGGGCAAACCGGTGATGATGGTGCCGGTTCCCAATCATTTTGAGCAGGAGTGCAATGCGATGGATGGCGTGATTTCGGGTGCAGGGGTTACATCCAAAACTTTTGACCTGTCGATAATGCTTGATTATTTGCCAAAACACATGGACCAGTCCCAAAAATTCCGCTCCTGGTATCACCGCGGAGAAGCCATGTTTCTTAAAGAAATAGAGGCTTTCGGCAAGAAAAATAAGGCTACTGTTTCTTGA
- a CDS encoding serpin family protein, whose translation MNKILKSLLIPGVVAGAIFGCTNDNPGPDNAPNPVNPVEIPARISEGTNDFSFNFLHTLQQTQAPDGNLFVSPLSLHMALGMLLNGAEQETADEILKALEMEGVSLSDLNNAYKTLINDLPVADAKVNLGLANSLWYKSDFEVKPDFQSVLKNSFNAEATGLPFNNAAKDKINQWASDKTNGKIKQVIKEITPDHVMFLLNALYFKGDWKYQFDAKNTRDETFKLENGSGKPVKMMYAKSSFKNFSAAGYDMVQLPYANGQFNMTLLVPKGENTVNKMLTDFNSGDWERFRTGTSESNIEVGLPRFTLEYSAQLKQTLEKMGIQKAFTSAAELGKIHATADLFVDFVKQDTFLGIDEKGTEAAAVTSIGIGVTSVGPNQKIVCNRPFALIISENTSNTILFMGRINNPESK comes from the coding sequence ATGAATAAGATCCTTAAATCATTATTAATCCCAGGAGTCGTTGCCGGCGCAATTTTCGGCTGCACTAACGACAACCCAGGCCCGGACAATGCGCCGAATCCGGTTAACCCGGTTGAGATTCCAGCCCGCATTTCAGAAGGCACGAATGATTTTTCATTTAATTTCCTGCACACATTACAGCAAACGCAGGCTCCGGATGGAAATCTGTTTGTATCGCCGCTGAGCCTGCATATGGCACTAGGCATGCTGCTTAATGGCGCCGAGCAGGAAACCGCAGATGAAATTCTTAAAGCCCTTGAAATGGAAGGCGTTTCACTCTCGGATCTCAACAATGCTTACAAAACATTGATCAACGACCTGCCCGTTGCTGATGCGAAAGTAAATCTGGGTCTTGCCAATTCCCTTTGGTATAAAAGTGATTTTGAGGTGAAGCCTGATTTTCAATCTGTTTTGAAGAATTCATTTAACGCCGAAGCGACAGGCCTCCCCTTTAATAATGCTGCAAAAGACAAGATTAATCAATGGGCAAGCGATAAAACGAATGGTAAGATTAAACAAGTCATCAAAGAGATCACACCTGATCACGTGATGTTTCTGCTCAATGCATTGTATTTCAAAGGCGACTGGAAATATCAGTTTGACGCGAAAAATACAAGAGATGAGACATTTAAGCTGGAAAATGGAAGTGGAAAGCCTGTGAAAATGATGTATGCCAAATCCAGCTTCAAAAATTTCAGCGCAGCCGGTTACGACATGGTGCAGCTTCCCTACGCGAATGGGCAGTTTAACATGACATTGCTCGTTCCAAAAGGAGAAAATACGGTGAATAAAATGCTTACTGACTTCAACTCCGGTGACTGGGAGCGGTTTCGTACCGGAACATCAGAGTCAAACATAGAAGTAGGCTTGCCCAGATTTACATTGGAATATTCGGCTCAGCTGAAACAAACTTTGGAAAAAATGGGCATTCAAAAAGCATTCACTTCCGCAGCAGAACTCGGCAAGATCCATGCAACCGCTGATCTGTTTGTGGATTTTGTAAAACAGGACACCTTTTTGGGTATTGATGAAAAAGGAACAGAAGCTGCCGCAGTTACTTCCATTGGCATTGGTGTCACATCGGTTGGCCCGAATCAAAAAATCGTCTGCAACCGACCATTCGCATTAATTATTAGTGAAAATACATCCAATACAATACTTTTTATGGGTAGGATCAACAACCCGGAAAGCAAATAG
- a CDS encoding Arc family DNA-binding protein: MAEKKAFVLRVNPDMLKELEAWAQQDFRSLNGQIEFLLSEALKKQKRSKQKGNRPEEPD, translated from the coding sequence ATGGCAGAAAAAAAAGCATTTGTTTTACGCGTAAATCCTGATATGCTTAAAGAACTCGAAGCTTGGGCACAGCAGGATTTCCGCAGTTTGAACGGGCAGATTGAATTTTTGCTGAGCGAAGCGCTGAAAAAACAAAAGCGTTCCAAGCAAAAAGGCAACAGGCCTGAGGAGCCGGATTAA
- a CDS encoding LVIVD repeat-containing protein produces the protein MKPRLLHLFILLVAVTFWSCNDQCKETRVTRRFTNVTRSVLELRTMLKTESPRSLERPGKMYIKGDYLFVNEVKEGIHIINNKDKSHPEFITFIRIPGNGDMAVRDNILYADSFTDLVAIDISDPKNPKEIERIKNVFKNGNFDGGIWTFNETTGAISDQNVDFVTETVTVNCEDGINPSSWWERGWLADRAFATAMSSASSASAPGSGGSNGQAGSMARFALHQNFLYTVTQTSLHLFNVATPSKPKDFATVNFGWGIETIFPYENKLFIGSATGMFIFDNSNPADPKQLSMFQHGRACDPVVVQDNIAYVTIRSGTACPGTQNQLDLVDVSDPSAPQLIKSYQMESPHGLSIDSPTLYLCEGAHGLKVFDVKDKFKIDKNLLAHFKDMDAYDVISLGKTLLLIGKDGFYQYDSSNPKDLRLLGKIPVGKAI, from the coding sequence ATGAAACCCAGACTTCTCCATTTATTTATTCTCCTGGTCGCCGTAACGTTCTGGTCATGCAACGATCAATGCAAGGAAACACGTGTTACAAGGCGCTTCACCAATGTTACGCGCTCAGTGTTGGAGCTGCGGACGATGCTGAAAACTGAATCACCGAGATCACTCGAACGTCCTGGCAAAATGTACATTAAGGGTGATTATCTGTTTGTGAATGAGGTAAAAGAGGGTATTCACATTATCAATAATAAAGACAAGTCGCACCCCGAATTTATTACCTTCATCCGCATTCCCGGAAACGGCGATATGGCTGTTCGTGATAACATTTTGTATGCCGACAGCTTCACGGATCTCGTCGCCATCGACATTAGCGATCCGAAGAATCCCAAGGAAATAGAGCGGATTAAGAATGTTTTCAAAAACGGCAACTTTGATGGCGGCATCTGGACGTTTAACGAAACCACGGGCGCCATTAGCGACCAGAATGTGGATTTTGTGACCGAAACAGTGACTGTAAATTGCGAGGATGGTATAAACCCGAGTTCCTGGTGGGAACGAGGCTGGCTGGCCGACAGGGCTTTCGCGACGGCGATGTCTTCCGCCTCATCCGCATCAGCGCCTGGTTCGGGTGGAAGCAACGGACAGGCGGGGTCCATGGCACGTTTTGCGCTACATCAAAATTTTCTTTACACGGTTACCCAAACCAGCCTGCATCTGTTTAATGTCGCAACGCCTTCAAAACCAAAGGATTTTGCGACTGTGAATTTTGGATGGGGCATAGAGACCATTTTCCCTTATGAGAACAAGCTTTTCATAGGTTCTGCCACAGGCATGTTTATTTTTGACAACAGCAATCCTGCAGATCCCAAACAACTTTCCATGTTTCAGCATGGACGGGCCTGTGACCCGGTTGTGGTGCAGGATAACATTGCTTATGTGACCATCAGGAGCGGAACTGCTTGTCCTGGAACACAAAACCAACTCGATCTTGTGGATGTGAGCGATCCTTCCGCGCCGCAGCTCATCAAAAGCTATCAAATGGAAAGTCCGCACGGATTAAGCATTGATTCCCCCACATTATATCTCTGCGAAGGAGCGCACGGGCTCAAAGTTTTTGATGTAAAAGACAAATTCAAAATTGACAAAAACTTGCTCGCACACTTCAAGGATATGGACGCCTATGATGTGATTTCGTTGGGAAAAACACTGCTTTTGATCGGGAAAGACGGATTCTATCAATACGATTCCAGCAATCCGAAGGACCTGCGCCTGCTTGGTAAAATTCCAGTTGGCAAGGCGATTTAG
- a CDS encoding UDP-2,3-diacylglucosamine diphosphatase — protein sequence MGDTTHFRTIIISDLHLGAGGSKAEEVTNFLKSYSCKKLILNGDIIDAWQLKKYGVWKRKHTMFFKRVLKMIEENKTKVIYIRGNHDDFLDQIIPLRLGKHFQIRKDYILTSGSQRYYITHGDVFDSITTHLKWLAYLGDMGYTFLLWVNKLYNRYRAWRGLSYYSLSQRIKQSVKMAVNYMTDFEEKLTELARSRNCDGVICGHIHHPAIREIDGIMYMNSGDWVETLSALVEDFEGNWSLLYYDQHTVQEKGFSKKAAPKTIIEDFPGSIQKQVAFSSLLPGKNQRFL from the coding sequence ATGGGAGATACAACTCACTTTCGAACAATCATCATTTCTGACTTACACCTGGGAGCAGGTGGTTCGAAGGCAGAAGAGGTTACTAATTTTTTGAAAAGCTATTCCTGCAAAAAACTCATCCTGAACGGCGACATCATTGACGCCTGGCAGTTGAAAAAATATGGGGTCTGGAAAAGGAAGCATACCATGTTTTTCAAGCGGGTTTTAAAGATGATCGAGGAAAATAAGACCAAAGTGATCTACATTCGCGGCAATCACGATGATTTTCTGGATCAAATCATTCCCCTAAGGCTTGGAAAGCACTTTCAGATTCGAAAAGACTACATTCTCACCTCAGGTTCTCAACGATATTACATTACACACGGCGACGTTTTTGACTCCATTACAACCCATTTGAAATGGCTCGCTTACCTCGGCGATATGGGCTACACTTTCCTTTTGTGGGTTAATAAGCTGTACAACAGATATCGGGCATGGCGCGGATTGTCGTATTATTCGCTTTCGCAGCGCATTAAGCAGTCCGTAAAAATGGCTGTCAACTATATGACCGATTTCGAAGAAAAGCTTACAGAACTGGCCCGGTCGAGGAATTGCGATGGTGTGATCTGCGGGCACATTCACCATCCGGCGATCCGGGAAATAGACGGGATTATGTACATGAATTCCGGCGACTGGGTGGAAACACTGAGCGCATTGGTTGAAGACTTCGAAGGAAACTGGAGCTTGCTTTATTACGACCAGCACACGGTTCAGGAAAAAGGGTTTTCGAAAAAAGCGGCTCCAAAAACGATCATTGAAGACTTTCCCGGCAGCATTCAAAAGCAGGTTGCATTTTCAAGCTTGCTCCCGGGGAAAAACCAGAGATTCCTATGA
- a CDS encoding SPFH domain-containing protein, giving the protein MNEKELRSSSGYALFGLGLLLMFGGVGLVAAGSALGGGLVFGIGFIILIGLTVINPNEAVVTTFFGDYMGTMKQSGLRWVNPLFRRKKISLRARNLNGQKLKVNDKLGNPIEIAAVVVWRVGDTAKASFEVDDYVKYVEIQSEAAVRHLAGVYAYDTMEDEDLQIQEVTLRDGSGKINEMLEAELTERLSRAGIDVLESRISHLAYAPEIAGAMLQRQQASAVVAARRQIVNGAVGMVDMALAMLSEKGIVQLDEERKAAMVSNLLVVLCGEKAATPILNAGTLYP; this is encoded by the coding sequence ATGAATGAGAAAGAATTACGATCGTCCTCAGGCTATGCGCTCTTTGGACTTGGCCTGCTTTTAATGTTTGGTGGCGTTGGATTGGTTGCCGCTGGCAGCGCGCTTGGAGGCGGCCTTGTCTTCGGCATAGGGTTTATTATTCTGATTGGCCTGACAGTCATTAATCCAAATGAAGCTGTTGTGACCACATTTTTTGGCGATTATATGGGCACTATGAAGCAAAGTGGTTTGCGCTGGGTTAACCCGTTGTTTCGCCGCAAAAAAATAAGCCTGCGTGCCAGAAACCTCAATGGCCAGAAATTAAAAGTCAATGATAAGCTGGGTAACCCCATTGAAATCGCCGCGGTTGTAGTTTGGCGCGTTGGAGATACGGCAAAGGCATCATTTGAAGTGGACGATTATGTAAAATATGTTGAAATCCAGTCCGAAGCAGCGGTAAGGCACCTGGCCGGCGTATATGCTTACGACACTATGGAAGATGAAGATCTGCAAATTCAGGAAGTGACATTAAGGGATGGAAGCGGCAAAATCAACGAAATGCTGGAAGCCGAACTCACCGAACGTTTGAGCCGCGCTGGCATCGACGTGCTGGAATCGCGCATTAGTCACCTCGCTTATGCGCCTGAAATTGCCGGAGCCATGTTACAACGGCAGCAGGCCTCGGCAGTGGTGGCGGCGCGTCGTCAGATCGTGAATGGAGCGGTAGGAATGGTGGATATGGCATTGGCCATGCTTTCCGAAAAAGGAATTGTACAGCTGGATGAAGAGCGGAAAGCGGCTATGGTAAGCAATTTGCTTGTCGTACTTTGCGGTGAAAAAGCGGCGACCCCAATCCTGAACGCGGGCACTTTGTATCCATAA
- a CDS encoding energy transducer TonB has translation MMRLFLLLCFCSASVFGQKIHLPHEVEKAAEPTGGLAFLSQFIASNVQIPFMSAIKGVNGRVYIKGIVEPDGSLSQLEISRGLDSLTNKEALRIMGLYKAWQPATLKGEKVRQSMIYPIAFKAPPTPGFDSTKFALVNYFDSQYRGVSDPKKYEYRSILPLDKEGYIKADVVYEQLRGGKWKEISRIPFQKKEVWYKTDVHRIGVDSIRAYEVSARDLNGASHSTEAVLQANGNRLSYTEYGANNKASMIKKYDQKGMVRDLLVTSDSATLHMSWFDNGQVRTVTEVPAPKATEYRERLFVNAWNREGKQIVKEGEGYWKSTSEADGAKLLVEEGPVTAAKKDGKWVGKLADSTLYYEEIYEKGILKQGVVFEDGQKRTYDQAIIQPQFKGGLNRFYKFLGENIKYPMDALSRGVKGRVMLSFVVCEDGSLCDYKVENGLGFGLDDEALRVVKKMSGMWEPGAMRGKLVRVKYNLPINFQF, from the coding sequence ATGATGCGACTTTTCCTTCTATTATGCTTTTGCAGCGCGTCTGTTTTTGGACAAAAAATTCATTTGCCCCATGAAGTTGAGAAAGCCGCTGAGCCAACGGGGGGATTGGCATTTTTGAGCCAGTTTATAGCATCCAATGTGCAAATTCCTTTTATGAGCGCGATTAAAGGAGTCAATGGCCGTGTTTATATAAAAGGCATTGTAGAGCCGGATGGAAGCCTGTCACAACTCGAAATTTCAAGAGGCCTGGATTCGCTGACCAATAAGGAAGCGCTTCGGATCATGGGTCTTTACAAAGCATGGCAACCTGCAACATTGAAAGGAGAGAAAGTAAGGCAGTCTATGATTTATCCCATTGCCTTCAAAGCGCCTCCAACTCCCGGTTTCGATTCGACAAAATTTGCATTGGTTAACTATTTTGACAGCCAGTACAGAGGCGTTTCAGACCCTAAAAAGTATGAATACAGGAGCATTCTGCCCCTTGATAAAGAGGGTTACATCAAGGCAGATGTGGTTTATGAGCAGTTGAGAGGAGGAAAGTGGAAAGAAATTTCAAGGATTCCATTCCAGAAGAAGGAAGTTTGGTACAAAACCGACGTTCACAGAATTGGCGTTGATTCGATCAGGGCCTATGAGGTTTCTGCCAGAGATCTGAACGGAGCGAGTCATTCCACGGAAGCTGTGTTGCAAGCAAATGGAAACAGGCTTTCCTACACCGAATATGGAGCAAATAACAAAGCTTCTATGATCAAAAAATACGATCAGAAGGGAATGGTGAGGGATCTGCTGGTCACATCGGACAGCGCAACATTGCATATGTCGTGGTTTGATAATGGCCAGGTCAGGACTGTAACTGAGGTTCCTGCGCCAAAAGCCACTGAATATCGGGAAAGGTTGTTTGTGAATGCCTGGAACCGGGAGGGAAAGCAGATCGTGAAGGAAGGCGAAGGTTACTGGAAGTCTACCAGTGAAGCGGATGGAGCAAAATTACTTGTGGAAGAAGGGCCGGTTACAGCAGCGAAGAAAGACGGGAAGTGGGTAGGGAAATTGGCAGACAGCACATTGTATTACGAAGAAATCTATGAAAAGGGAATATTGAAACAGGGAGTTGTTTTTGAAGATGGGCAAAAGCGGACTTATGACCAGGCGATTATCCAACCTCAGTTTAAAGGCGGGCTGAACCGGTTCTACAAATTTTTGGGCGAGAATATTAAATATCCCATGGATGCACTGAGCAGGGGCGTTAAGGGTAGGGTTATGCTTTCCTTCGTAGTTTGTGAAGACGGCAGTTTGTGCGATTATAAGGTGGAGAACGGTTTAGGCTTCGGGCTTGATGACGAAGCCTTGCGTGTTGTGAAGAAAATGAGCGGTATGTGGGAACCCGGCGCGATGCGCGGAAAACTCGTTCGTGTCAAGTACAATCTCCCTATCAACTTTCAGTTCTGA
- a CDS encoding META domain-containing protein — translation MKKIISLISFTLLFGLTAFQCSDSDAEGEQRLCCAMPPCSDVASLSGTWRLVAYQNNISGIMDNDPDTKGRGVVFTFTDSGKEGKITGHTFANDIEGAYTISSACGLIIDTFGGTKVGEPGWSGKAWLVSGATGSYTRNGNQLILSFQNGEYRMIFKKQ, via the coding sequence ATGAAGAAGATCATTTCTCTCATTTCATTCACATTGCTATTCGGATTAACGGCATTTCAATGTTCTGACTCGGATGCAGAAGGTGAACAACGGCTCTGCTGCGCAATGCCGCCATGCAGCGACGTAGCCTCGCTCAGCGGCACATGGCGGCTAGTTGCTTACCAGAACAACATAAGTGGGATCATGGACAATGATCCTGATACAAAGGGCAGAGGGGTTGTATTCACATTTACAGATTCCGGTAAAGAAGGTAAAATCACAGGGCACACCTTTGCCAATGACATTGAGGGTGCTTATACTATCTCATCAGCATGCGGATTGATAATCGACACATTTGGTGGAACGAAAGTAGGTGAACCGGGATGGAGTGGCAAAGCCTGGCTTGTGTCAGGAGCCACAGGAAGTTATACGCGGAATGGCAATCAGCTGATTCTGAGTTTTCAGAACGGCGAATATCGTATGATCTTCAAGAAACAGTAG
- a CDS encoding outer membrane beta-barrel protein, which yields MMDPSEINNFEDQWRKALKEASEAPPQSVWEGIEARLDQQEDKGMILPLWWQSTKIWYAAASIAALLLVGGGIWYSNSGIKGNRVNTDIAVQHEAKESISPENSPSEKASPEAAISADAGKEQVALEENKAESSKDASKRAIGEENQTLAFEKSAQSTSDAARNNALRSNSKGSVSAAKSADIETGSSGNVSAEDRDAAVARSEKPVTAPVDNNVSQDYAAAVANESNVNNEAAAATESGMVLALLPTTPFSDLDIHVQKRYVFFRPDVKKEQPVAPAKNTEYYAALSLMPASFNPNLKVKEAPVGFSGQSLSTRRAVSGTSEAGASYAVQTQGGMKLSKHWSVEMGVSYLKGNSTYEGGGYVMNAFSNKSANVLENAYAGVAPGFAGMNGDKAADFVNNGALYIDVAKTVSNNYQYLQLPVQAGFTIYPEKKFNASILGGMMANFFLSNELESASGEIITTKASDEIYRSMNWAATTGLRFNYRLSTRWNANLTGSYQKSVTSGFRSNQSLDSRPYLYGISWGMRYSF from the coding sequence ATGATGGATCCGTCCGAGATAAACAACTTTGAAGATCAGTGGCGTAAGGCTTTGAAAGAAGCCTCCGAAGCTCCTCCTCAATCCGTTTGGGAGGGAATAGAGGCGCGTCTCGATCAGCAGGAAGATAAAGGAATGATATTGCCGCTTTGGTGGCAGTCGACTAAGATATGGTATGCAGCAGCCTCCATTGCCGCGCTGTTGCTGGTAGGCGGTGGGATTTGGTATTCCAATTCAGGAATAAAAGGAAATAGAGTTAATACTGACATTGCTGTTCAACATGAAGCAAAAGAATCCATATCGCCTGAAAATAGCCCATCTGAAAAAGCATCACCAGAAGCGGCAATAAGCGCGGATGCCGGGAAGGAACAAGTGGCATTGGAAGAAAATAAAGCGGAAAGTTCAAAGGATGCAAGTAAGCGGGCAATTGGCGAGGAAAACCAGACATTAGCATTCGAAAAATCTGCGCAAAGCACTTCGGATGCGGCGAGAAACAATGCATTGAGATCAAATAGTAAAGGGTCAGTTTCTGCTGCAAAAAGTGCTGATATAGAAACTGGAAGCTCGGGCAATGTGTCAGCTGAGGACCGGGATGCAGCAGTGGCCAGATCGGAAAAACCTGTAACTGCGCCGGTTGACAACAATGTTAGTCAGGATTATGCTGCTGCGGTTGCCAATGAAAGCAATGTGAATAACGAAGCAGCTGCCGCAACTGAATCCGGCATGGTGCTGGCATTGTTGCCAACAACGCCTTTCAGCGATCTGGACATTCATGTGCAAAAACGTTATGTGTTCTTCCGTCCCGATGTTAAAAAAGAACAACCCGTTGCTCCCGCAAAAAATACCGAATATTATGCTGCGCTAAGCCTTATGCCGGCATCATTTAATCCAAATCTTAAAGTGAAAGAAGCGCCTGTGGGCTTTTCCGGGCAATCATTATCGACAAGAAGGGCCGTTTCAGGAACCAGCGAAGCGGGTGCTTCCTATGCCGTTCAAACGCAAGGTGGAATGAAGCTTTCCAAGCATTGGTCGGTTGAAATGGGTGTGAGTTATCTCAAAGGAAATTCAACTTACGAAGGCGGTGGCTATGTAATGAATGCATTCAGTAATAAGTCTGCAAATGTTTTAGAGAACGCCTATGCTGGCGTAGCACCTGGTTTTGCAGGAATGAACGGAGATAAAGCAGCTGATTTTGTCAATAACGGGGCACTTTATATCGATGTGGCCAAAACGGTCAGCAACAATTATCAATATCTGCAACTGCCCGTGCAAGCCGGATTTACAATTTATCCTGAGAAAAAATTCAATGCTTCCATCTTGGGTGGAATGATGGCCAATTTCTTTCTCAGCAATGAGTTGGAGTCGGCATCAGGTGAAATTATCACCACCAAAGCCAGCGACGAAATATACAGAAGCATGAACTGGGCCGCGACCACAGGCTTGCGGTTTAATTACAGGCTCTCTACACGCTGGAATGCAAATCTGACGGGATCTTACCAGAAGTCGGTAACGTCCGGTTTCAGGTCTAACCAAAGCCTGGATTCCCGGCCTTACTTGTACGGCATTTCATGGGGAATGCGCTATTCTTTTTGA